A window of the Candidatus Schekmanbacteria bacterium genome harbors these coding sequences:
- a CDS encoding tetratricopeptide repeat protein, translated as MKKKQKKQKSKTGYLYYNNRGVFFKNRGFYTKAIEEYEKAISLNPNFDNGYYNLGSAYYEMGKFEEALKKWKTGLNINKENALIKQGIQKLIPLLKVNSR; from the coding sequence ATGAAGAAGAAACAGAAAAAACAAAAATCAAAAACAGGATACCTTTATTACAATAACCGTGGCGTCTTTTTCAAAAACCGCGGCTTTTACACAAAAGCAATAGAAGAATATGAAAAAGCAATTTCATTGAATCCGAATTTTGATAATGGATACTATAATCTTGGTTCTGCCTATTATGAAATGGGAAAGTTTGAAGAAGCTCTAAAAAAATGGAAGACAGGACTGAATATTAATAAAGAAAATGCTTTAATTAAGCAGGGAATTCAAAAACTGATTCCTCTACTTAAAGTAAATTCTCGTTAA